One Gloeothece verrucosa PCC 7822 DNA window includes the following coding sequences:
- a CDS encoding DUF29 domain-containing protein, producing MTSNLINKNLYAQDFNLWLIETINQLKTGDFQNVDIEHLLEELEGLSGRDKRELKSRLRVLIAHLLKRRYVTNSDYYRGWELTIREQRRELGNLLKQSPSLKNYFLDIFPEVCQDALIECQDTYLYTQFPNECPFTADIDSILSEIFWE from the coding sequence ATGACCTCAAATTTAATCAATAAAAATTTATATGCTCAAGATTTTAATTTGTGGTTAATAGAGACCATTAATCAACTGAAGACAGGAGACTTTCAAAATGTTGATATCGAGCATTTGTTAGAGGAGTTAGAGGGGTTGTCAGGACGGGATAAACGGGAATTAAAAAGCCGTCTTAGGGTGTTAATTGCTCATCTCCTTAAGCGACGATATGTTACAAACTCAGATTATTATCGAGGATGGGAGTTAACCATTAGAGAACAACGAAGAGAGTTAGGCAATTTATTGAAACAGTCTCCGAGTTTGAAAAACTATTTTTTAGACATATTTCCTGAAGTTTGTCAAGATGCTTTAATCGAATGTCAAGATACTTATTTATATACTCAGTTTCCTAATGAGTGTCCTTTTACTGCTGACATAGATTCTATTTTATCTGAGATATTTTGGGAATAA
- the uppS gene encoding polyprenyl diphosphate synthase yields MTVKPIVLQELPTDLDKTRLPQHVAVIMDGNGRWAKRRGLPRILGHQRGVDALKDLLRCCRDWGVPALTAYAFSTENWGRPIEEVEFLMTLFERVLRRELKEMMEENVRIRFVGNLEALPSSLQDEIDRSMQETKENTGIEFSVATNYGGRQEIIQACRAIASQVKQGEINPEDIDEALFERHLYTSGVPYPDLLVRTSGEMRISNFLLWQLAYAEIYVTQTLWPDFDRKEFHLALLNYQQRERRFGKV; encoded by the coding sequence ATGACAGTTAAGCCTATTGTGTTACAAGAGTTACCCACTGATCTCGATAAAACCCGTCTGCCGCAGCACGTGGCGGTTATTATGGACGGGAATGGCCGCTGGGCAAAACGGCGAGGTCTTCCTCGGATTTTAGGTCATCAACGAGGAGTAGACGCGCTTAAAGATTTGTTGCGCTGTTGTCGTGATTGGGGAGTTCCCGCCTTAACCGCTTACGCCTTTTCTACGGAAAATTGGGGCAGACCTATAGAAGAAGTTGAATTTTTGATGACTTTGTTTGAACGGGTCTTAAGGCGAGAACTTAAGGAAATGATGGAAGAGAATGTGAGAATTCGCTTTGTGGGCAATTTGGAAGCTTTGCCCTCTTCTCTACAGGATGAGATAGACCGTTCTATGCAGGAGACAAAAGAGAATACCGGCATCGAGTTTTCTGTTGCTACTAATTATGGCGGACGACAAGAAATTATTCAAGCCTGCCGCGCGATCGCTTCTCAAGTTAAACAGGGAGAAATTAACCCAGAGGATATTGATGAGGCCCTTTTTGAGCGTCATCTGTATACTAGCGGCGTGCCCTATCCAGATTTATTGGTTCGTACCAGTGGCGAGATGAGAATTAGTAATTTTTTGCTCTGGCAGTTAGCTTATGCTGAAATTTATGTGACTCAAACCCTGTGGCCGGATTTTGATCGTAAAGAGTTTCATCTAGCATTATTAAATTATCAACAACGAGAAAGGCGGTTTGGAAAAGTGTAA
- the cdaA gene encoding diadenylate cyclase CdaA, translating into MSGFPDPRLPSWLIQNSVDIGLVLALTYLMLLVIGERRTLWMVRGLIILMLAAVISHKLGLTLLSFVLEKLVLGSAVAMAVIFQAEFRRFLEQLGQGHLLQLFQRRSPAPKPDNVIDEIVDAVKELSQNRTGAIMVLETASTVDTRVFVNGGVGINGEVSKELIQTIFQPKTLLHDGAVFIRGSRIVSAGVILPLSERTASRQLGTRHRAAMGITERVENCICVVVSEETGSISLAERGLLNRPLTSSKLKELLEERFSPSVEREAVAPGLGRFSLLLEPVVEFTSSIFKKKK; encoded by the coding sequence ATGTCGGGTTTTCCTGACCCTCGTCTCCCATCTTGGCTGATTCAAAACAGCGTTGATATTGGATTAGTTCTCGCCTTGACCTATTTGATGCTTCTAGTCATTGGCGAACGCCGTACCTTATGGATGGTCAGAGGCTTAATCATATTAATGCTGGCGGCTGTAATCAGCCACAAATTGGGCTTAACATTATTAAGTTTTGTGTTGGAAAAATTAGTGCTAGGGTCGGCAGTGGCGATGGCTGTCATTTTTCAGGCAGAATTTCGCCGCTTTTTGGAACAGTTGGGACAAGGCCATCTGCTTCAATTGTTTCAACGCCGTTCTCCGGCTCCTAAACCCGACAATGTGATTGATGAAATTGTGGATGCAGTCAAAGAACTGTCACAAAACCGTACAGGAGCTATCATGGTATTAGAGACAGCTAGTACAGTAGACACACGAGTATTTGTCAATGGTGGGGTGGGGATCAATGGAGAAGTCTCCAAAGAACTAATCCAAACCATTTTTCAACCCAAGACCTTACTTCATGACGGAGCCGTTTTTATCCGAGGTTCTCGAATTGTTTCTGCTGGAGTCATTTTACCTCTGTCCGAGCGAACGGCATCTCGACAACTCGGAACCCGCCACCGCGCCGCAATGGGGATTACAGAGCGCGTCGAAAATTGTATTTGTGTGGTAGTTTCTGAAGAAACCGGCTCGATCTCTTTAGCAGAAAGAGGCCTGCTCAATCGGCCCCTCACAAGCAGTAAACTAAAAGAGTTATTAGAAGAAAGATTTTCTCCTTCAGTAGAAAGAGAAGCTGTTGCTCCTGGTTTAGGTCGTTTTAGCCTTTTGCTAGAGCCTGTTGTCGAGTTTACGTCATCGATTTTTAAAAAGAAGAAATGA
- the lysA gene encoding diaminopimelate decarboxylase yields MLTTDFKPQNSGDQYLPQGTTDESPLSPNQQLLPLTAKVNSRDCLEIGGCEISTLVQQYGSPLYILDEFTLRTACQQYREAFKKYYPGQSQVIYASKAWSCMAVCAIIASEGLGFDVVSGGELYTTLQTLEQMGLDQEIATKIYFHGNNKSKSELNFALDSGCTIIVDNWLELETLVKLGGNRSKSIRIMLRLTPGIECHTHEYIRTGHLDSKFGFDPHQLEAVLTYVSENPVFNCIGLHAHIGSQIFETQPHYDLAAVLVSCMKAALERGLPIEELNIGGGLGIRYTEKDDPPTIEAWVKNVATALSEACQAQQIPLPKLMAEPGRSLIGSACVTAYTVGSRKEIPDLRTYIAVDGGMSDNPRPITYQSLYRAIIANKMSSAATETVTIAGKHCESGDILIKEALLPKTEPGDILVVMGTGAYNYSMASNYNRLSRPAAVLVNEGEANLILQRETYEDVLRCDRLPEKLANFPNK; encoded by the coding sequence ATGTTGACAACTGATTTCAAACCCCAAAATTCAGGAGATCAATATTTACCTCAAGGGACGACCGATGAGTCCCCTCTCTCACCCAATCAGCAACTTCTCCCCCTCACCGCTAAAGTCAACAGTCGTGACTGTCTCGAAATTGGGGGATGTGAGATCAGCACTTTAGTACAGCAATATGGCTCTCCTCTGTACATTTTAGATGAATTCACTCTCAGAACAGCCTGCCAACAGTACCGAGAAGCATTCAAAAAATATTATCCTGGCCAGTCTCAAGTCATTTACGCTTCAAAAGCTTGGAGTTGTATGGCGGTTTGTGCCATTATCGCCTCAGAAGGCTTGGGGTTTGATGTGGTTTCCGGCGGAGAACTGTACACCACCCTACAAACCCTCGAACAGATGGGATTAGACCAAGAAATTGCCACAAAAATCTATTTTCACGGCAATAATAAATCGAAGAGTGAACTGAATTTTGCCCTAGATTCCGGTTGTACCATCATTGTTGATAACTGGTTAGAGTTAGAAACCCTGGTGAAATTAGGCGGCAATCGCTCAAAATCCATTAGAATCATGTTGCGCTTGACTCCTGGGATTGAATGTCATACCCATGAATATATTCGCACCGGACATTTAGATAGTAAGTTTGGCTTTGATCCCCATCAATTAGAGGCAGTTTTAACCTACGTTAGCGAAAATCCTGTCTTTAACTGCATTGGTTTACACGCCCATATCGGCTCTCAAATCTTTGAAACACAGCCGCATTACGACTTAGCCGCCGTCTTGGTAAGCTGTATGAAAGCCGCTCTAGAGCGAGGTTTACCCATTGAAGAATTAAATATCGGAGGCGGGTTAGGCATTCGCTACACCGAAAAAGATGACCCCCCAACTATTGAAGCATGGGTAAAAAACGTAGCAACCGCCCTCAGCGAAGCTTGTCAAGCTCAACAAATCCCTCTACCGAAATTAATGGCTGAACCTGGGCGCTCGCTGATCGGATCAGCTTGTGTCACTGCTTACACCGTAGGAAGTCGTAAAGAAATTCCCGATCTTCGCACTTACATCGCGGTAGATGGGGGAATGTCAGATAATCCGCGTCCTATTACTTATCAATCCTTATATCGGGCGATTATTGCCAATAAAATGTCGAGTGCGGCCACAGAAACCGTCACCATTGCTGGCAAACATTGTGAGTCAGGAGATATTCTAATTAAAGAGGCTCTATTGCCCAAAACCGAACCCGGGGATATTCTGGTGGTCATGGGGACAGGAGCTTACAACTACAGTATGGCTTCTAACTATAATCGCTTATCTCGTCCGGCTGCGGTGCTGGTCAATGAAGGAGAAGCCAATCTCATTTTGCAGCGCGAAACTTATGAAGATGTGCTGCGCTGTGATCGCCTCCCCGAAAAACTGGCAAATTTCCCAAATAAATAA
- a CDS encoding NIL domain-containing protein: MKKRVTLTFGRNNVYMPVTYILAKDFNVAANIIRAQVAPNQVGKLVVELSGDIDELEAAIEWLRAQNITVSLASREILIDEESCVHCGLCTGVCPTEALRLEPETFKLKFVRSRCVVCEQCIPTCPVQAISTNL; this comes from the coding sequence ATGAAAAAACGTGTTACTTTAACATTTGGCAGAAATAATGTTTATATGCCAGTGACATATATTCTGGCTAAAGATTTTAATGTTGCTGCCAATATTATCCGCGCCCAAGTTGCACCGAATCAAGTAGGAAAGTTGGTGGTAGAGTTATCAGGCGATATTGATGAGTTAGAAGCGGCGATCGAATGGCTGCGAGCGCAAAATATTACGGTTTCTTTGGCCAGTCGAGAGATTCTGATTGATGAGGAAAGTTGTGTTCACTGTGGGTTATGTACGGGTGTCTGTCCGACAGAGGCGCTCAGACTTGAACCGGAGACGTTTAAGTTAAAGTTTGTGCGATCTCGTTGTGTGGTTTGTGAGCAATGTATTCCCACTTGTCCGGTTCAGGCGATTTCTACTAATCTTTAG
- a CDS encoding 50S ribosomal protein L25/general stress protein Ctc, giving the protein MQVTIECQKRPEGSKPNALRRQGLIPAALYGHKGTESISLTVKEKDAQVLLKKASVNNTLVDVNIPDVPWSGKALIREVQIHPWKRSVYHLSFFSVAAHGKIEVVVPLHLVGEAAGVKQGGLIEQVISSIAVDCLPESIPEAIDIDLGPLGIGDSVSIGDLKLPEGVTCLDDPSQLILSVIAPRKGGDEAA; this is encoded by the coding sequence ATGCAAGTTACCATTGAATGTCAAAAAAGACCAGAAGGAAGCAAGCCAAATGCTTTACGTCGTCAGGGGTTAATTCCTGCGGCTTTATATGGGCATAAGGGCACTGAATCAATTTCTTTAACGGTTAAAGAAAAAGATGCTCAAGTGTTACTAAAAAAAGCTTCTGTTAATAATACTTTAGTGGATGTTAATATCCCTGATGTTCCTTGGAGTGGCAAGGCACTCATTAGAGAAGTGCAAATTCATCCTTGGAAAAGATCGGTGTATCATTTGAGCTTTTTCTCAGTAGCGGCTCACGGGAAAATTGAGGTGGTTGTGCCCCTGCATTTAGTAGGAGAGGCCGCTGGGGTTAAGCAAGGCGGTTTGATCGAACAGGTAATTAGTTCCATCGCTGTAGATTGTTTGCCTGAGAGTATTCCCGAGGCAATTGATATTGATTTGGGTCCTTTAGGCATTGGCGACTCGGTATCCATCGGAGACTTGAAATTACCAGAAGGTGTCACCTGTCTTGATGACCCTAGTCAACTCATTTTATCGGTTATCGCACCTAGAAAAGGTGGTGACGAAGCGGCATAA
- a CDS encoding adenylosuccinate synthase, with protein sequence MANVIVIGAQWGDEGKGKITDLLSRSADVVVRSQGGANAGHTVVVQGQVFKLHLIPSGILYPETECIIGSGTVIDPAVLLEEIEQLHALNVSTNNLFISQTAHVTMPYHRVIDIAFEERRGKYKLGTTGRGIGPTYADKSERTGIRVVDLMNANDLREKLEWTINYKNAVLEKLYNLSPLDPNQVIDEYLGYAEQLRSYVIDSSLKIYEAIQQKKNILFEGAQGTLLDLEHGTYPYVTSSNPIAGGACVGAGIGPTVIDRVIGVAKAYTTRVGEGPFPTELMGEMGEILCDRGAEFGTTTGRRRRCGWFDAVIGRYAVRINGIDCLAITKLDVLDELDEIQVCVAYELDGQTCDHFPTDANQFARCKPIYRSLPGWKQSTVNCRSLEDLPKAALDYLKFLAEVMEVSIAIVSLGASRDQTIIVEDPIHGPKRALLDANGVPVSKVENKG encoded by the coding sequence TTGGCTAACGTTATTGTAATAGGCGCCCAATGGGGCGATGAAGGAAAAGGAAAAATAACGGATCTCTTAAGCCGTTCAGCCGATGTAGTGGTTCGTTCCCAAGGTGGCGCAAATGCGGGGCATACCGTAGTTGTGCAGGGACAAGTCTTTAAACTACATCTGATCCCGTCAGGAATTTTATATCCTGAAACAGAGTGTATCATCGGCTCCGGAACAGTCATAGATCCAGCCGTTTTGTTAGAAGAAATAGAGCAACTCCATGCTCTTAATGTTTCCACTAACAATTTATTTATATCCCAAACAGCCCATGTAACGATGCCTTATCATCGTGTGATTGATATCGCATTTGAAGAACGTCGGGGCAAGTATAAATTGGGAACAACAGGGCGGGGTATCGGTCCCACTTATGCGGATAAGTCCGAACGGACAGGTATCCGGGTGGTGGACTTAATGAATGCTAATGACCTACGAGAAAAGTTAGAATGGACGATTAACTATAAAAATGCCGTCTTAGAAAAGTTATATAACTTATCTCCCCTAGACCCAAATCAGGTTATAGATGAATATTTAGGATATGCCGAACAATTGCGTTCGTATGTCATTGACAGTTCTCTGAAAATTTATGAGGCTATTCAACAAAAGAAAAATATTCTTTTTGAAGGGGCCCAGGGAACGTTACTTGATCTAGAACACGGGACTTATCCTTATGTGACTTCATCTAACCCCATTGCCGGGGGCGCTTGTGTGGGTGCAGGCATTGGTCCAACAGTGATCGATAGAGTCATTGGAGTAGCAAAAGCCTATACAACTCGCGTAGGAGAAGGCCCTTTTCCCACTGAATTAATGGGGGAAATGGGAGAAATTTTGTGTGATCGCGGGGCCGAATTTGGCACCACAACCGGGCGTCGTCGCCGTTGCGGGTGGTTTGATGCGGTGATCGGTCGTTATGCGGTTCGGATCAATGGGATAGACTGTTTAGCTATTACTAAGTTAGATGTCCTCGATGAATTAGACGAAATTCAAGTTTGTGTGGCCTACGAACTCGATGGTCAAACCTGTGATCATTTTCCCACCGATGCCAATCAATTTGCCCGTTGTAAACCGATTTATCGGTCTTTACCGGGTTGGAAACAATCAACCGTTAATTGTCGGTCTTTAGAAGACTTACCCAAAGCCGCTTTAGACTATCTGAAGTTTTTGGCCGAAGTGATGGAGGTGTCTATTGCGATCGTTTCTCTGGGGGCAAGTCGTGACCAAACTATCATTGTAGAAGACCCGATTCACGGTCCCAAACGAGCTTTACTCGATGCCAATGGAGTGCCGGTCAGTAAGGTAGAGAATAAAGGATAA
- a CDS encoding Uma2 family endonuclease, producing the protein MTITITRWNVQEYHTIINTGLLVERRVELLKGLIVEISPESPLHADLNRTIGEQFRILLGATVQVSEGKPITISNSSEPEPDIALVKPGSYRQSHPTAADVYLIIEFANISLEKDTQDKRLAYAEAGIEDYWVANLRAQQLIIYRNPLNGDYQFQQLLTSGIISPLAFPHITLEVSSLLF; encoded by the coding sequence ATGACTATTACTATTACCCGTTGGAATGTTCAGGAATACCACACTATTATCAATACAGGGTTATTGGTTGAGCGGCGGGTAGAATTACTAAAAGGTTTAATTGTTGAAATATCTCCAGAAAGTCCTCTTCATGCAGACCTTAATCGCACTATTGGCGAGCAGTTTCGTATTTTATTAGGTGCTACAGTTCAAGTCAGTGAAGGTAAACCTATTACCATTAGCAATTCCAGCGAACCTGAACCCGATATTGCTCTTGTAAAACCGGGTTCTTACCGTCAATCTCATCCCACTGCGGCTGATGTTTATTTAATCATTGAATTTGCTAATATCAGTTTAGAAAAAGATACTCAAGATAAACGTCTTGCTTATGCAGAGGCAGGAATTGAAGATTATTGGGTAGCTAATTTACGCGCTCAACAGTTAATCATTTATCGGAACCCCCTTAATGGAGATTATCAATTTCAACAGTTATTAACCAGTGGTATCATTTCTCCTCTAGCTTTTCCTCATATTACTCTTGAAGTTTCTAGCTTATTATTTTAA